DNA sequence from the Marinilongibacter aquaticus genome:
AAAATTCCCATCGGTCTGAAAAACCGGTACGCCATTTTTCCAGACCGTCGCTATGAACCTGTTGCCCGTTTGTTCAAGACCGGCCGCAAATACATCCTCTCCTGACACGTATATGGATTCGATTAAAGAGCTGTTGGATGTGCTGTACTGAAATATGGAGCTCCCGTCTTTCCAGACCTTTGGCGTGCGGGTACTGCCATGGGTTTCGTAACCGCCCACATAAACATGCGTTCCGTGCGTAAACACGGACGGGGCCAGGGAAGGATTGCCGCTGTTTGACAGGGCTTCGGGCACACCGTTGATCCAGAGAGTGGCGATCTTGTTCCCGCCATTGTCCCGGGTGCCGGAAATATAGATATTGGGCGTAACCGTCAGGGTGCAACTGGCGATCGCATTCCCCACGGCTGCGGTGATGGTCACATGGCCGCCGCTATTGGCCGTCACCCTACCGTTGGCATCCACCGTGGCTATGGCAGGATCGCTCGAATCCCATTTTATGGCTTCTCCATGGATGTCCGTGACGACCGCAAGCTGCTCGATATCATTTGTATGGAGCTCGAGGCTGGCCCTGTCAAGTGCGATGGCGGAGATTTTCGGAGAATCTTGATCCCTTTTACTGCAGGCGTAGAATGCACTGCTCAGGATAAAAAGTATCGCCAGGATTCCGAAAGCCCTCGATGAAGGGCCGAATGATTTTTTGGGTTCGGGAAAATGTAGCATGATTCAATAAGTTTATTGACCAAAACTACAAGAGGGGCGGGCAATGGCCTTGTACTATTGTTTCAAGTGTATGTATCGATGTCGCAAAATCAAGAGGGACTGCTTATTTTTTATGATTTTCCCTGTATTCGGAGGGTGATGAACCGTGCACCTTCCTAAAGGTTTTGGAAAAGTAGGCCACATCGTCAAAATTGACCTCGTAGGCAATTTCGCTGATGTTTAGGTCCGTGCTACTCAATAGTGTCTTTGCTTTTTCAAGACGTATGGAATTGATGTACAGGGTTGTGGATTTTCCGGTAAGGGCCTTTATTTTACGGTGCATTTGGGAACGGCTGATGTGCAGGGATTTCGCCAGCTCGTCTATGGGGATTTTAGTGCTCTTGGACAGGGCATAGGTTTGTAGCTGCTTAATAAAGTCGATATCGATTTGTTGTACGCTTGCTTGTTTGGACTGCCGTATTTGGAGTAAGTGGCCGAAATGGGACTTGGTGTGCTCGACCCTTTTCAGCAAATTGCCGATAATGAGGAGTAATTCCCGTTCATTAAAGGGTTTGTACAAATAGGCGTCCGCACCCAGCGTATACCCTTTGAGCTTGGATTCCGTCTGGGTTCTGGCACTGACCATTATAAAAGGGATGTGCGAAGTCTTTATGTTTTGCTTTATTTTTTGACAAAATTCGAAACCGTCCATTTTGGGCATGCTCACATCGCTTATAATGAAGTCTATGGACTTTTTTTGTGCAGTTTTAATGCCTTCATCCCCATTGGTCGCTGTGTATATGCGGTAGGTCCCGTGCAGCAGTTGTTTTAGATACTGCCTTATTTCATAATTGTCTTCGACTATAAGAATTGAAAAAACCGTGCCGGCCTGTACATGTTGATCCGGCCCGTTCGTCCCTTCTTTTGGGCTTTCTTCCCTTTCAACAAATGGCAATCTGGTTTTTGGAGTAGCCAAATCGGCCTTATTGGTAATGGGCAGACGTATTGAGAACAGTGAGCCTTTGCCGGGCTCGCTCTCTACGCTTATGGACCCGCTCATCAATTCCACCAATTCCTTGGTCAGGGCCATGCCGATACCGCTGCCCAGGTTCTTGTCCAGGTCGAAAGTTTTGTAATAACGGTTAAAAACATGGGGCAGGTGTTCTTTCCCAATGCCGGTTCCCGTGTCCCGAACTCGAATTTCGATGTGTTCGTCTTCTTTTTTGACGTTCACCAAAACCGCACCGTCTCTTTGGGTGAATTTTAAAGCGTTCGAGAGTAAATTGTTCATTACCTTCTGAAGTTTGTCATCATCGAAATCCATTATTTGTGTTTTGGTCTCCGAAGAAAACCGTAGGTTGATATTTTTGGGCTCGGCCAAAGCATTGTAATATGAAACCACTGTTTTTATGAATGGAATGATATCGCCCTGCTTATAGCTTAGCTCCATCTTTTTGGCATCCAAAGAGACCAAGTCCAGCATTTGGTTGACCAGGGACAATAGTCGATTGCTGCTTTTTTCAATATGCTTGGCCTTGTCCACGATACCGGTTTGCGAATCGTTTTTTTGCAGGGATTTTGACAGCCCGCCGATAACGGTAAGTGGCGTCCTGAACTCATGCGATATATTGGCGTACATTTTGGACTGTAACCGGTTTATCTCTCTTGTTTTCTGTGTTTCGATATGGGCTATTTTACTTTTTAGGAAGAGGTGGATGACCAATGCGGCACTGCCCAGTACGAGCAGGAAATAAATCACGTAGGCCATTGTCGTCCTGTACCATGGGGGCCTAATGGCAATTGCAAATTCTGACAGGTTTTTATCTCGGTCCAGTAGGTTTATGTTGTAATTGGATTTTACCCGTAATATGTGCTTTCCATAATTCAGGTTGGAAAAATAAACCGTTTGGGCTTCCATGGCATGCCACGGGTTGTCATCCAAACTATAGCTGTAATCCACATTGATGGCATGTTCCAAATCCAAACTGGAAAATTGGATGGCCATATCGTTTTCCTTGTGCGTGAGACTGATTTTGTTTTGATAGGGCATGCGGATGAAATCACGGGATTCTCCATTGATTTTCAAATCCGTTATTAAAGGTCTTTGGGCTGCGTTCAGTTGTGTCGGTCTGTTGAGCTCAATCGTCTGAATTCCTGTATCGGTACCAAAATAGAGCGTATTGGTGTTCCCGTCGAAATAACCGGAGGTAAACAAAAAGGCATTTGAGATCAATCCGGAATCCGTGGTGTAATTGATGATTTTATTCGTGCTTTGCAGGTAGACATAAAGGCCATTGCCGATGGAAGACATCCAAAGGTTGTTATGGGCATCGCACCGGATGGTCATTACTTTTTTGTCGAATAGCTTGCCGTCGATGCGTAACCTTTTGAAATTGTCTTTTTTTTCGTCATAGTATGCAATCCCCAAGTCTGTACTGAACCAAATAAGATTATTGCGGTCTTCTTCAATGGAAAACAGAATGTTGGAATTTATCGAATTTATGTCCTCTGACTTGTAAGTATAATGCCTGACAGGAAGTGTTTCTCCTTCCGGGTCATAGGACGAGACGTTGGGAAGCATGAATATGCCATTGGCGGCGGTGGCCATCCACAACCTGTCTTTGGAGTCAATGAACATTTTCAAGATTTTGGCTTCTTCGATACCGTACAGGGCATTGAGGGGTATTTCTTTTAAAAGCCCGCCGTTCCCATTGAGAACGACAATGCCTTTTGACCAGCAGCCCACCCAAATTTTACCATTGGAATCCTGCTCCAGCCCGTAAATCCTGAAAATGTTATCCGAGCTGCCCAAAGCAATTCTTTTTTCTACAGAATCCCTTTCGAGCTTTATGACATCACCCGACAGGGTGGTAACCCAGAGTTCCGGACCAATGGAATTCAATGCCAGGATATGGCCGTCAAGTACTCGGACCGGTTTTCGGTCCGAATCGATTTTATACAAACCGTTGATGCCCCCGATGTACAATTTGTCTCGATGCTTTATTATTCGTCGTGCATGTAGGGGAATGGTTTGTGTTTTGAATATTGAAAGCATGGATTTGGATTTGAACAGGGCCCTTTCGGTACCCACCCAAAGTTGATTGTGCCGGTCAAAAAACAAGGTATTGATACCGTAGTTTCCGAAATCAATTGAGGAACGAATACTTGAAAGTCGAAAACTGTCAAAATCGAAATTGTACAGGCTTGTTTTGGAGGCCAGAACCGTCCTTTCCCCAAAATGAGCAGAATGTAAAATCGCACTGTCGGTAATTGCCCTTTTTTGAATGCCCTGTTCGGTATAGCTGGCGATACTGTCGTCAAATGCCAAAAGCAACTGATTGGCACTGTAAACTAGCATGTTTATGGGCTTCTGAAACTCCTTTTTATGGACTATTTGATCTTTCGAAACACTGTACTTGTACAGTATACTTCCCGTGCTTATCCAAAAGGAATCCGTGTCCACAACCGCTATTTTGCTATTGGTGGTACCCATGTTTACCTTTTTAAAGGTATCGGTGTTCGTGTTGAATAACAAAATGCCCTCGTCGTATAGGACTACGTATGTGCCGGCATTTAACTCATGAAATTCTTTGGCATAAAAGATTTTGCCGCCCGGATACTTGTTGAGCGTCCTGAATTCTCTTTTGAATAGATTGAAACGGCTTATCCCGCCTCCTTGGGTGCCTATCAGCAGCTCCTTGTCCTTTAGTGCAAAAATGTCATAAACCGCATTTGCCGCTAACGAATTCCTCTCTTCAATGGAGTGCCTGACAACCTTAATGTTATTGCCATCAAAACGGCATAAACCATCCTCGGTCCCAATCCATACGAAGCCCAGACTGTCTTGTGCTATTGTATTGATCCATTGATTGGGCAAATTCTCGATTTTTGAAAAAGTCAATATGCCCTGTGGATAACCTAAAGTTATTTTTAGTAAAAATATTACAAGAACTGACCTTTTCATAAAGTAATACTTTTGCACTGGATGTATAAAGATAGGATTCTTTTATTGACTGTTTCTGAATATTCTCAATCCCCGGCTCAACGGTATTGAGAATGTTTGCATGCCGTCTATTAACGAACCTGTTTGGGGGCGTGGTTATTGTGAAATTTGCCAATGGGGCTTTCTGC
Encoded proteins:
- a CDS encoding hybrid sensor histidine kinase/response regulator transcription factor, translating into MKRSVLVIFLLKITLGYPQGILTFSKIENLPNQWINTIAQDSLGFVWIGTEDGLCRFDGNNIKVVRHSIEERNSLAANAVYDIFALKDKELLIGTQGGGISRFNLFKREFRTLNKYPGGKIFYAKEFHELNAGTYVVLYDEGILLFNTNTDTFKKVNMGTTNSKIAVVDTDSFWISTGSILYKYSVSKDQIVHKKEFQKPINMLVYSANQLLLAFDDSIASYTEQGIQKRAITDSAILHSAHFGERTVLASKTSLYNFDFDSFRLSSIRSSIDFGNYGINTLFFDRHNQLWVGTERALFKSKSMLSIFKTQTIPLHARRIIKHRDKLYIGGINGLYKIDSDRKPVRVLDGHILALNSIGPELWVTTLSGDVIKLERDSVEKRIALGSSDNIFRIYGLEQDSNGKIWVGCWSKGIVVLNGNGGLLKEIPLNALYGIEEAKILKMFIDSKDRLWMATAANGIFMLPNVSSYDPEGETLPVRHYTYKSEDINSINSNILFSIEEDRNNLIWFSTDLGIAYYDEKKDNFKRLRIDGKLFDKKVMTIRCDAHNNLWMSSIGNGLYVYLQSTNKIINYTTDSGLISNAFLFTSGYFDGNTNTLYFGTDTGIQTIELNRPTQLNAAQRPLITDLKINGESRDFIRMPYQNKISLTHKENDMAIQFSSLDLEHAINVDYSYSLDDNPWHAMEAQTVYFSNLNYGKHILRVKSNYNINLLDRDKNLSEFAIAIRPPWYRTTMAYVIYFLLVLGSAALVIHLFLKSKIAHIETQKTREINRLQSKMYANISHEFRTPLTVIGGLSKSLQKNDSQTGIVDKAKHIEKSSNRLLSLVNQMLDLVSLDAKKMELSYKQGDIIPFIKTVVSYYNALAEPKNINLRFSSETKTQIMDFDDDKLQKVMNNLLSNALKFTQRDGAVLVNVKKEDEHIEIRVRDTGTGIGKEHLPHVFNRYYKTFDLDKNLGSGIGMALTKELVELMSGSISVESEPGKGSLFSIRLPITNKADLATPKTRLPFVEREESPKEGTNGPDQHVQAGTVFSILIVEDNYEIRQYLKQLLHGTYRIYTATNGDEGIKTAQKKSIDFIISDVSMPKMDGFEFCQKIKQNIKTSHIPFIMVSARTQTESKLKGYTLGADAYLYKPFNERELLLIIGNLLKRVEHTKSHFGHLLQIRQSKQASVQQIDIDFIKQLQTYALSKSTKIPIDELAKSLHISRSQMHRKIKALTGKSTTLYINSIRLEKAKTLLSSTDLNISEIAYEVNFDDVAYFSKTFRKVHGSSPSEYRENHKK
- a CDS encoding Ig-like domain-containing protein yields the protein MLHFPEPKKSFGPSSRAFGILAILFILSSAFYACSKRDQDSPKISAIALDRASLELHTNDIEQLAVVTDIHGEAIKWDSSDPAIATVDANGRVTANSGGHVTITAAVGNAIASCTLTVTPNIYISGTRDNGGNKIATLWINGVPEALSNSGNPSLAPSVFTHGTHVYVGGYETHGSTRTPKVWKDGSSIFQYSTSNSSLIESIYVSGEDVFAAGLEQTGNRFIATVWKNGVPVFQTDGNFDAEARSVQVHGNDVYAGGSEKNSSGIRIAKIWKNGVPTNLTDGSQSASVSSVFALDGDVYAAGSEYNGSKDVAKVWKNGVSQDLTDGTHSAWANSIFVSGNSIYVAGFERNGTNRVAKVWKNGEPTALTDGHNAADAKSVFVLGNDVYVAGYESDGSSNKARLWKNNAPVALSLENGYSLASAVFAE